The following DNA comes from Amycolatopsis albispora.
CCGTAGCTCATCCCGATCAGCCCGCCGTGCAGCCTGCCGATCGCGTTGTTCGGCTTCCCGCGCCGGAAGATCTGCTTGTGCCCGGCGTCGTGCCCGATGAACGCCAGCTGCGCGAAGACGATGGCCATGAAGGCGGCCACGAAGAGCTGCCACCAGGAGTCGCCGATGTGCGCGAAGGCGACCCAGGCGCCAGCCAGCGCCAGCAGGGTGAGCCCCATCTTCACCAGGTAGTAACCCCGGCGCCGCTCGAGCAGGCCCGCGTTGCGGACCAGTTTGGACAACGCGGCGTAGTCGCCGAGGGTGTGTTGCGTATCGAGTGAGGTCGGCATGGCCGGCGCTCCCGTATGTTGCTGTGCCGAAGACGAAACCGGTTCGGCCACCGGGATGCGACAAGCCCTCAACTACTCCGACTGTACCCGGCGCGGGTTACCGTCAGGTGGTCACCGGGTGGAACTCTTTGCCGGAAATTCGCTTGTCGCGGCTCCGTTCGCTGGTCACAGTGGGGTTCAGGGGAAACGAGGAGGGTGTCGTGCGCGACTACGAGTTCGTCAGGATGGGCGGCGAGAGCACGTTCTCCGCGCTGGTGCTGCCCGACGGGGAGCGGACCGAGTCGGTGGTGCTCTACCGCCGTGGTGAGCGGGTGGGCGCGTTCGAAGTGACCGGGGAGGACCCTGAGGACACCGAGGGTACCGCCGCGCTGGCTTCCTGACCACCTGAATGGGGGATTGACCGGCTGGTGACCCTCGGCGATCCACGCTGGCCGCGTCCCCGCGGATAAATGAGTTGGCGGCCGCGGAGCGGCTTGCTAACTTGGTCGCGTGATCTGATCAGCAAGCCCGCCGCGCCGCCGCTTTCCGCGTGCCGCGCGTGCCTTCACTTCCTCGGTAGCCCTCGCGGCTCGTCTTTCCCGGCCTTTCGTGCCGTGCCTACCCCCAAGGCGAGGAGGTTTCCTCATGCGTGCCAACAATTCCAGCGAAGTCACCCCGGCGCCGTCGAACCGGCGCGAGCGCCGCGCCGCGCGGTCCGGGGGCAAGATCCCCGACCGCGGCAGGTCCACCCCTGTCGTGCTGCCGCGCCAGTACGCCGTCCGCCGCCGCGGGTGACGCCATGGCCGTGGCGGGCTCAGCCGAGCCCGCCACGGCTTTCCTACCTGGTCGCGGCCGGGCGCAGCAGTACCTCGTTGACGTCCACTTCGGACGGTTGCGCCACGGCGAACGCGATCGCCTCGGCCACCGCCGCCGCGGGCAGCGCGATCCGGCGGTATTCGACCATGCCCGCCGCGGCTTCCGGATCGGTGATGCTGTCGGCCAATTCGGATTCGGTGACCCCTGGCGAGACCACGGTCACCCGCACGTCGCCGCCCGATTCCTGGCGCAGGCCTTCGGAAATCGCCCGCACCGCGTACTTCGTCGCGCAGTAGACCGCCGCCGTCGGCACCACCTCGTGCGCGCCGGTCGAGGCCACGTTCACGAAGTGCCCGTAGCCCTGCTCCCGCATCAGCGGCAGCGCGGCGGCGATGCCGTGCAGCACGCCCCGGATGTTGACGTCGATCATCCGGTCCCATTCCGCCACCAGCCCCGCGTCCAGTTTGGACAGCGGCATCACGCCCGCGTTGTTCACCACCACATCGACCCGGCCGTGTGCCTGCCGTGCGAACTCCACGAAGGCGCGGAAGTCCGCCAGATCGGTCACGTCCAGTTCGCGGTACTCGGCCGAACCGCCGTCCGCGCGGATCTTCGCGGCCAGTTCGGCCAGCCGGTCGGCCCGGCGTGCGCCCAGCACCACCCGGTGCCCGGCGGCGGCCAGCCGCAGCGCGGCGGCGTGCCCGATGCCGCTGCTCGCCCCGGTGATCAGCACGACCTTCTCAGTTGCTTCGCTCATGCGGCCGAGTCTCGGGCGCCGCCGCCGATCGCGGCAGGACGCCGTTTTCCCAGGTGCACCACACCCACGTTGCAACCCCCTGCAACTCTTTCCGCACCCACCGTTGCCGGGGTCTGATGGCGGCGTGACGGTGCAGCCACAGCCGACGATCGGGATCGTCGCCAATCCCGCCTCCGGGCGTGACATCCGGCGGCTGGTCGCGCAGGCCTCGGTGTTCCCGACCGCGGAGAAGGCGAACATGGTGCGCCGCCTGCTCGCCGCCTTCGCCACCACCGGGGTGAGCCGCGCCCTGCTGTCCACCGACCTCGGCGGCATCTCCGCCGCGGTGCTGCGCGCGGCCCGCACCCGCCGCCCCGGCAAGGACGCGCCGTGGCCCCGCATCGAGTTCTGCGAGGACGACCCGCTCACCGGCGACGCCCGCGACACCACCAACGCGGTGCACCGCATGATCGACGCCGGTGCGCGCGTGATCGTCTGCCTCGGTGGCGACGGCACCGCGCGCGTGGCCGCTGCGGCCTGCGGGGACGTGCCCCTGCTCGCGCTGTCCACCGGCACCAACAACGCCTTCCCGCAGATGCGCGAGGCCACCGTGGCCGGGCTCGCCGCCGGGCTGGTCGCCACCGGCGCGGTCGACGAAGGCACCACCGTGCACCGGGCGAAGGCGCTCGAAGTGAGCGCGGGACAGCGCACCGAGCTGGCGCTGGTGGACGTCTGCGCGTCGCTGTCCGCGCACGTCGGCTCGCGTGCGCTGTGGAACCCCGCCGAGCTGACCGAGCTGTTCTGCACCTTCGCCGAGCCCGACGGCATCGGCCTCTCCAGCATTCCCGGCCTGCTCTGCCCGACCCCGCGTCGTGTGCCGAACGGCGTCGCGCTGCGGCTCGGCCCACCGGAGCAGGCGAGCCTTGTCGTCGAAGCCCCCATCGCGCCGGGCCTGGTGGTCCCGGTCGGGGTGCGTGACTGGCGCCCGTTGCGGCCGGGGGACACCGCCGAGATCGCGCTGCCCGGCGGGGTGGTCGCGGTCGACGGCGAACGCGAGATCGAAGTCGGCGCGGCGCCGGTGCGGGTTCGGCTGCGGGCCGGTCCGCGCTGCGTCGACGTGCCCGCGGTGCTCGCCGAAGCGGCGCGTCTCGGCCTGCTCGTCCGGCGGAACCATCGAGAAGGGAGTGTCAACGATGACGGACACCTTGCCCACGCAGGTGACCGGCGGCCTGACTGAAAGCCGGTTGCTCGACGCGTATCGGGTGATGCGCACCATCCGTGAGTTCGAGGAGCGCGTGCACGCCGAGTTCGCCACCGGCGAGATCCCCGGCTTCGTGCACCTCTACGCCGGTGAGGAGGCCTCGGCCACCGGGGTGTGCCAGCACCTCGACGAGCGAGACTCGATCGCCAGCACGCACCGCGGCCACGGGCACTGCATCGCCAAGGGCGTGGACGTGCCCGCGATGATGGCCGAGATCTACGGCCGCAAAACCGGTTCGTGCCACGGCAAGGGCGGCTCGATGCACATCGCCGACCTGGCCAAGGGCATGCTCGGCGCGAACGGCATCGTCGGCGGCGGGCCACCGCTGATCTGCGGCACCGCACTGGCCGCCAAGCAGCGGCGCACCGGCGGGGTCGGGGTGGCCTTCTTCGGTGACGGCGCCAGCAACCAGGGCACCACGCTGGAGGCGCTCAACCTGGCCTCGGTGTGGAACCTGCCGGCCATCTTCGTCGCGGAGAACAACGGGTACGCCGAGGCGACCGCGAGCAGCTGGTCGGTGGCCGCGGACAACATCGCCGACCGCGCGGCCGGGTTCGGCATGCCGGGCGTGATCGTCGACGGGTTCGACTTCTTCGCCGTGCACGAAGCCGCCGGCGAGGCCATCGAACGCGCCCGCGAGGGCGGTGGCCCGACCCTGATCGAGGTCAAGTTCACCCGCTACTTCGGGCACTTCGAAGGTGACCAGCAGAGCTACCGCGCCGACGAGGTGGCCATGGCACGCGAAAACCTGGACTGCCTCAAGCGGTTCCGGGGCCGCGTGGTGGAGACCGGGCAGCTGACCGAGGCGGCGCTCGACGAGATCGACGCGGCGGTGGCCGAGCTGATCGACCGGTCCGTCACCGAGGCCAAGGCCGCGCCCGTACCGGACGCCGCCGACCTCGAAACCGACGTCTACGTCTCGTACTAGGAGGGAAGGGTCATGGCACGCACGATCAGCTACCGCGAGGCGATCAACGAGGCCCTCGTCCAGGAAATGACGCGTGACGAGTCGGTCATCGTGCTCGGCGAGGACAACGCGGGCGGTGCGGGCAGCCCCGGCGAGGACGACGCCTGGGGCGGCGTGCTCGGGGTCACCAAGGGGCTCTACCACCGCTTCCCCGGCCGGGTGCTGGACACGCCGATCTCCGAATCGGCCTTCGTCGGCGCGGCCGTCGGCGCCGCCACGGCCGGGCTGCGCCCGGTGGCCGAGCTGATTTCATCGACTTCATGGGCGTCTGCTTCGACCAGATCTTCAACCAGGCAGCCAAGTTCCGCTACATGTTCGGCGGCAAGGCGGTCACCCCGGTGACCATTCGCACGATGTACGGCGCCGGGCTGCGGGCCGCGGCACAGCATTCGCAGGCGCTGTACCCGATCTTCACGCACATCCCCGGGCTGAAGGTGGTGGTGCCGTCCAGCCCGTACGAGGCGAAGGGCCTGCTCACCCAGTCGATCCGCGACGACGACCCGGTGATCTTCTGCGAGCACAAGGCGATGTACGACATGACCGGCGAGGTGCCGGAGGACAGCTACGCGATTCCGTTCGGTGAAGCCAATGTGGTGCTCGACGGCGACGACGTGACGATCGTGGCGCTCGGGCGCATGGTGCCGATCGCCGTGGAGGCCGCGAAGGAACTGGGGGAGTCCGGCATCTCGGCCGAGGTGATCGACCCGCGCACGACCAGCCCGCTCGACACCGAAACGATCCTGGAGAGCGTCGAGAACACCGGCAGGCTGGTGGTGGTCGACGAGGCGTCCCCGCGCTGCAACCTCGGCACCGACATCTCGGCGCTGGTGGCCAGGGAGGCCTTCGGCGCGCTGAAGGGCCCGATCGAGCTGGTCAGCCCACCGCACACGCCGGTGCCCTTCGCCGAATCGCTGGAGGACCTCTACATCCCGGACGCGCAGAAGGTCGTGAACGCGGCCAAGTCCGTTGTGGACTGGAAGCGCTGAAGCCATGGCGGAGATCAGCAAGGTGCTCATGCCCAAGTGGGGCCTGTCGATGGCCAGCGGCAAGATCACCGAATGGATCGTGGCCGAGGGCGACGAGATCGATGATGGCGACGACCTCGCCGAAATCGACACCGACAAGATCGCCGGGGTGCTCGAAGCCACCGAGGCGGGCGTGCTGCGCAAGGTGAT
Coding sequences within:
- a CDS encoding SDR family oxidoreductase, which codes for MSEATEKVVLITGASSGIGHAAALRLAAAGHRVVLGARRADRLAELAAKIRADGGSAEYRELDVTDLADFRAFVEFARQAHGRVDVVVNNAGVMPLSKLDAGLVAEWDRMIDVNIRGVLHGIAAALPLMREQGYGHFVNVASTGAHEVVPTAAVYCATKYAVRAISEGLRQESGGDVRVTVVSPGVTESELADSITDPEAAAGMVEYRRIALPAAAVAEAIAFAVAQPSEVDVNEVLLRPAATR
- a CDS encoding ATP-NAD kinase family protein, with protein sequence MTVQPQPTIGIVANPASGRDIRRLVAQASVFPTAEKANMVRRLLAAFATTGVSRALLSTDLGGISAAVLRAARTRRPGKDAPWPRIEFCEDDPLTGDARDTTNAVHRMIDAGARVIVCLGGDGTARVAAAACGDVPLLALSTGTNNAFPQMREATVAGLAAGLVATGAVDEGTTVHRAKALEVSAGQRTELALVDVCASLSAHVGSRALWNPAELTELFCTFAEPDGIGLSSIPGLLCPTPRRVPNGVALRLGPPEQASLVVEAPIAPGLVVPVGVRDWRPLRPGDTAEIALPGGVVAVDGEREIEVGAAPVRVRLRAGPRCVDVPAVLAEAARLGLLVRRNHREGSVNDDGHLAHAGDRRPD
- a CDS encoding thiamine pyrophosphate-dependent dehydrogenase E1 component subunit alpha, with amino-acid sequence MTDTLPTQVTGGLTESRLLDAYRVMRTIREFEERVHAEFATGEIPGFVHLYAGEEASATGVCQHLDERDSIASTHRGHGHCIAKGVDVPAMMAEIYGRKTGSCHGKGGSMHIADLAKGMLGANGIVGGGPPLICGTALAAKQRRTGGVGVAFFGDGASNQGTTLEALNLASVWNLPAIFVAENNGYAEATASSWSVAADNIADRAAGFGMPGVIVDGFDFFAVHEAAGEAIERAREGGGPTLIEVKFTRYFGHFEGDQQSYRADEVAMARENLDCLKRFRGRVVETGQLTEAALDEIDAAVAELIDRSVTEAKAAPVPDAADLETDVYVSY